A stretch of the Deltaproteobacteria bacterium genome encodes the following:
- a CDS encoding DUF4388 domain-containing protein: protein MGIKGRLEDIALVEIIEVFSASRETAAVHLSSEEGHGLVYLKDGVITHATFRDLRGKAAFDKLIAIKEGDFDVERGLVAGSETIPPDKAAGGLKGAAPAADAAGMAVQTASIEVPHPPAQGTLDPRSDAIIDNLLELGILEKSDGRN, encoded by the coding sequence ATGGGGATAAAGGGCAGGCTCGAGGACATAGCCCTTGTCGAGATAATCGAGGTCTTTTCGGCGAGCAGGGAGACGGCCGCCGTGCACCTCAGCTCCGAGGAGGGGCACGGTCTCGTGTATCTGAAAGACGGTGTTATCACCCACGCCACCTTCAGGGACCTTCGCGGCAAGGCCGCCTTCGACAAGCTCATTGCGATAAAAGAGGGCGATTTCGATGTTGAGCGGGGGCTTGTGGCCGGCAGCGAGACGATTCCACCGGACAAGGCGGCCGGGGGGCTGAAGGGCGCCGCCCCCGCCGCTGACGCGGCCGGCATGGCCGTGCAGACGGCGTCCATAGAGGTCCCCCATCCTCCGGCCCAAGGGACGCTCGACCCCCGGTCGGACGCCATAATAGACAATCTCCTCGAACTGGGTATCCTGGAGAAGAGCGACGGGCGCAATTGA
- a CDS encoding molybdenum cofactor biosynthesis protein MoaE translates to MTSKGLVRVQQEDFSVEETVRAVKESSRSIGAVVSFLGTARDISGGEEITGLHFEHYPGMAEKKLEEIRRRALENFNIIEMAVIHRTGPIDIGENIVLVVAASRHRNDSFMACEWAISELKRITPIWKRETTAGGEVWVSEHP, encoded by the coding sequence ATGACATCGAAGGGACTCGTAAGGGTACAGCAGGAGGACTTCTCCGTGGAGGAGACGGTCAGGGCCGTCAAGGAGAGCTCCCGGAGCATAGGCGCCGTGGTGAGTTTCCTCGGCACGGCCCGCGACATATCGGGCGGCGAGGAGATAACGGGCCTTCACTTCGAGCATTACCCCGGCATGGCCGAGAAGAAACTCGAGGAGATACGCCGCCGGGCGCTCGAGAACTTCAACATCATCGAGATGGCCGTGATCCACAGGACAGGCCCCATCGATATAGGCGAGAACATCGTGCTCGTCGTGGCCGCCTCGCGCCACCGCAACGATTCGTTCATGGCCTGCGAGTGGGCCATCTCCGAGCTCAAGCGCATAACCCCCATATGGAAACGGGAGACCACGGCCGGAGGCGAGGTATGGGTGAGCGAGCATCCGTGA
- a CDS encoding ankyrin repeat domain-containing protein, whose product MNRIVRAALVGILLVTAAACSKTPDDARKEIESRGVRYTADSFIAAAAEGDIKLLRLFLTAGMDPDTKNRFGSTALIEAARNGRAAAAAELIDAGADVNASTKSGTTALIFAAWEGHADLVRLLLEKGADPSAKDFMGDSALKAARDNGQNEVARILEKAGAAP is encoded by the coding sequence ATGAACCGGATTGTTCGTGCCGCCCTTGTCGGCATCCTTCTCGTCACGGCTGCGGCCTGTTCCAAGACCCCGGACGACGCCCGCAAGGAGATCGAGTCCAGGGGGGTCCGCTACACGGCCGACTCGTTCATCGCCGCCGCCGCCGAGGGCGACATTAAGCTGCTGCGCCTCTTTCTCACGGCGGGCATGGACCCCGATACGAAGAACCGCTTCGGCAGCACGGCCCTCATAGAGGCGGCAAGGAACGGCCGTGCCGCCGCGGCGGCCGAACTCATCGACGCCGGCGCCGACGTCAACGCCTCCACGAAGAGCGGGACCACGGCCCTCATCTTCGCCGCATGGGAGGGCCACGCCGACCTTGTAAGGCTGCTCCTCGAAAAGGGCGCCGACCCTTCGGCAAAGGACTTCATGGGAGATTCGGCCCTCAAGGCGGCAAGGGATAACGGACAGAACGAGGTGGCGCGCATCCTCGAAAAGGCCGGCGCCGCGCCTTGA
- a CDS encoding sigma-54-dependent Fis family transcriptional regulator: MVTAKRKVLLVEDNESVCEAVSEMLAMAGYEVKALDRGEGAVEMVKDFAPDILLTDLKLPGMDGIEVVRRVKETDPNVACIVITGYGTVESAVDAMKAGAFTYLRKPYEKDELLVILDKAYEVHSLTKENRSLRREMKRRSIDAILGTSEAIQNIRDIIEKVADTDSTVLILGESGTGKELVARALHYQSSRSDKPFVPINCGAIPEDLLESELFGYEKGAFTGAIATKIGRIEAADGGTVFLDEIGDMSPALQVKILRVLQEKEFERIGGRKTIQVDIRVVAATNQDLEKAVAERRFREDLFYRLNVIPIVLPPLRERPEDVTLLADHFVKTISERKGKKITGFAPEVLAVFENYDWPGNVRELENLIERLVVLKGSGRIGLKDLPERMLAGRSGGQLKPPPAGELTAARAPFTIPPEGVDFNALVDNFERELILTALRRVNGVKKKAADFLRLNRTTLIEKMKRKGLIDEKETVES, encoded by the coding sequence ATGGTTACCGCCAAGCGCAAGGTCCTGCTGGTTGAAGACAACGAGTCGGTCTGCGAGGCCGTGAGCGAGATGCTCGCCATGGCCGGCTACGAGGTGAAGGCCCTGGACAGGGGCGAAGGGGCCGTGGAGATGGTCAAGGACTTCGCCCCCGACATCCTGCTGACGGACCTGAAGCTGCCCGGCATGGACGGCATAGAGGTCGTCCGCCGGGTGAAGGAGACGGACCCCAACGTGGCCTGCATAGTCATAACGGGCTACGGCACCGTGGAGAGCGCCGTGGACGCCATGAAGGCCGGCGCCTTCACATACCTGAGAAAACCCTACGAAAAGGACGAGCTGCTCGTCATCCTCGACAAGGCCTACGAGGTCCACTCGCTCACCAAGGAGAACAGGAGCCTGCGCCGCGAGATGAAGCGCCGCTCCATCGACGCCATCCTCGGCACGAGCGAGGCGATTCAGAACATCCGCGACATCATAGAAAAGGTCGCCGACACGGACTCCACGGTGCTCATCCTCGGCGAGAGCGGCACCGGCAAGGAACTCGTCGCCAGGGCCCTCCACTACCAGAGCTCGCGCAGCGACAAGCCCTTCGTTCCCATAAACTGCGGCGCCATACCGGAGGACCTGCTCGAAAGCGAGCTCTTCGGCTACGAGAAGGGGGCCTTCACCGGCGCCATAGCGACCAAGATAGGGCGCATCGAGGCGGCCGACGGCGGTACGGTCTTCCTCGACGAGATCGGAGACATGAGCCCGGCGCTGCAGGTCAAGATACTGCGCGTGCTCCAGGAAAAGGAGTTCGAGCGCATAGGCGGGCGCAAGACCATACAGGTGGACATACGGGTGGTGGCGGCCACGAACCAGGACCTCGAGAAGGCGGTGGCCGAGAGGCGCTTCCGCGAAGACCTCTTCTACAGGCTCAACGTCATACCCATCGTCCTGCCTCCCCTGCGTGAGAGGCCCGAAGACGTCACCCTCCTCGCCGACCATTTCGTAAAGACGATCTCCGAGCGCAAGGGCAAGAAGATCACGGGCTTCGCTCCGGAGGTCCTCGCCGTCTTCGAGAACTACGACTGGCCCGGCAACGTGCGCGAGCTCGAAAATCTCATCGAAAGGCTCGTCGTGCTCAAGGGCTCCGGCAGGATAGGGCTCAAGGACCTGCCGGAGCGGATGCTCGCCGGAAGGAGCGGCGGTCAACTCAAGCCGCCCCCGGCCGGGGAGCTCACCGCCGCAAGGGCGCCGTTCACCATCCCGCCCGAGGGGGTGGACTTCAACGCCCTGGTCGACAACTTCGAGCGCGAGCTCATCCTCACGGCCTTGAGGCGCGTAAACGGCGTAAAGAAGAAGGCCGCCGACTTTCTCAGGCTCAACAGGACGACCCTCATCGAGAAGATGAAGAGAAAGGGACTGATAGACGAGAAGGAGACCGTGGAGTCATGA
- a CDS encoding cobalt-precorrin-5B (C(1))-methyltransferase yields MIPPRRSVPGAPKKALRRGFTTGTAAAAGAKAAALALLRGERVRSVDVTLPRGGVLAVAVREVAASGGRAEATVVKDGGDDPDVTDKAEIVTAVELLEDAAPGFVEIRGGEGVGTVTKPGLKVPVGEPAINPVPRQMIRKSVAEAAGGVAPQPALRVTVTVPDGARLAAATMNARLGIVGGISILGTTGVVEPLSLDAYRHSISCALDVAAAAGLQEVVLSTGRTSERVVQSVLDLPETAFILTGDHMGFALDELRRRPTISRVTIAAQFGKMTKLASGAFATHCSDSAVSLPFLASLAAGAGADRAAVRAVERANTARHAFFMLARLGLRGVYGKVVELVRKGACARCAGARGAGVEVRVILVGFDDEVAALTGPPL; encoded by the coding sequence ATGATCCCTCCCCGGCGGAGCGTCCCCGGCGCGCCGAAGAAGGCCCTGCGACGGGGATTCACCACCGGCACGGCCGCGGCGGCCGGGGCCAAGGCGGCGGCCCTCGCCCTTTTGAGGGGCGAGAGGGTCCGAAGCGTGGACGTGACGCTTCCGCGCGGCGGTGTGCTCGCCGTGGCTGTCAGGGAGGTGGCGGCCAGCGGCGGCAGGGCCGAGGCTACGGTCGTAAAGGACGGCGGCGACGACCCCGACGTGACCGACAAGGCCGAGATCGTCACGGCCGTGGAGCTCCTTGAAGACGCCGCCCCCGGCTTCGTGGAGATCCGCGGCGGCGAGGGCGTTGGCACCGTCACGAAGCCGGGCCTCAAGGTGCCGGTCGGGGAGCCGGCCATAAACCCCGTGCCCCGGCAGATGATCCGCAAGAGCGTTGCCGAGGCGGCCGGGGGCGTTGCGCCGCAGCCCGCCCTGCGCGTCACCGTCACCGTGCCCGACGGCGCAAGGCTCGCCGCGGCGACCATGAACGCCCGCCTCGGCATCGTCGGAGGCATATCTATCCTCGGCACCACCGGCGTGGTAGAGCCCCTCTCGCTCGACGCCTACCGTCACTCCATAAGCTGCGCCCTCGACGTGGCCGCGGCGGCCGGCCTCCAGGAGGTCGTCCTCTCCACCGGCAGGACGAGCGAGCGCGTCGTCCAGTCGGTGCTCGACCTCCCGGAGACGGCCTTCATACTCACCGGCGACCACATGGGCTTCGCCCTCGACGAGCTCCGGCGCAGACCCACCATCTCGCGCGTCACCATAGCGGCCCAGTTCGGCAAGATGACCAAGCTCGCCTCCGGCGCCTTCGCAACCCACTGCTCCGATTCGGCCGTGAGCCTCCCTTTCCTCGCCTCCCTCGCGGCGGGGGCTGGCGCCGACAGGGCCGCGGTCAGGGCCGTGGAGCGGGCCAACACGGCGCGCCACGCCTTCTTCATGCTCGCCCGGCTGGGTCTTCGCGGCGTCTACGGAAAGGTGGTCGAGCTCGTCAGAAAAGGGGCTTGCGCCCGGTGTGCCGGCGCACGTGGTGCCGGCGTCGAGGTGAGGGTGATCCTCGTGGGCTTTGACGACGAGGTGGCGGCCCTAACAGGGCCGCCGCTTTGA
- the moaD gene encoding molybdopterin converting factor subunit 1: protein MIKVRFFANLRDLAGCETAQVDLAGVTAARLREALAEQFPALAQALGSPSVKLAVNQEFAGDDTVIADGDEVALLPPFSGG, encoded by the coding sequence ATGATAAAGGTAAGATTCTTTGCAAATCTCAGGGACCTGGCCGGCTGCGAGACGGCGCAGGTGGACCTCGCCGGGGTGACGGCCGCGCGGCTCAGGGAGGCGCTTGCAGAGCAGTTCCCGGCCCTCGCCCAGGCGCTTGGAAGCCCGAGCGTAAAGCTCGCCGTAAACCAGGAGTTCGCAGGGGACGACACCGTCATCGCCGACGGCGACGAGGTCGCCCTCCTGCCACCATTCTCAGGCGGTTGA
- a CDS encoding GAF domain-containing protein, producing the protein MKDGGANIEALDHHVPKVAVIGADKDGLSLLPLLLKDNPLGKLALIVDPNREAMLFKLGELGYRVSGQIDLKISSDLEELKRVAGLRVIINSLQDEATAAALDDPALRDVEKLSPLGARLLLGARNLVSVRASGAPYVAREADLLATLREITDALHLSASREELFSVVLRVALESLRGERGSLMLVSRADGRLTMPVAVGMDEEVRRKIRVPIGSGIAGRMVQEKKPLLIRGKIDGGFAPPGTRRDVKCAVCVPLVSGGEVLGVLNVNSHESEDAFGEQDLNFLTNYASITASIVRRAIELDDMKLDSLKLDFLKDVEFFMSSTVPLRQRLGMICGKLSGVVPGLTAFIYLYDDTKRKLELGGSSVNGLKDATPVSLAMGEGLEGSVAVEDAEEVVLVDRCCEGRFRRAYVSFPLRAKGRFLGTLNGQISSVRGLTEFYESFLREAASYLADSVLRHLEEEREAARIQKLLSVDDIGIDIVSIREPRELMDKVTTAAAMLIGAEGAVLRLRKDAGKQRFQVVSSFGTDDRGVKERFLAVEKDVVAEAVRRNETTVCLDPEKGSPFIRSVMARPIHQKGMITGVLTLFNKVSETTHDNYGFTAVDKSLLSRFALYVERALSYLRQGTLSVASEGRDLSQCRLLDVERRVEEEVNRAKRFSRKFVLATLRFSWIKEYRPEAKAEFVGKFIDFTRKKVRTFDQLLTLDEDTLAFLLLETDERASRVFATLAEATSRHADFGKAFADGDVELYYGYSIYPDSGDNFADLFSRASQRTKLDLEKVFR; encoded by the coding sequence TTGAAGGACGGCGGAGCGAACATAGAGGCCCTTGACCACCATGTCCCCAAGGTCGCCGTCATAGGGGCCGACAAGGACGGACTCAGTCTTCTTCCGCTCCTGCTCAAGGACAACCCCCTCGGAAAGCTCGCCCTCATAGTCGATCCCAACCGCGAGGCCATGCTCTTCAAGCTCGGAGAGCTGGGCTACAGGGTCTCGGGCCAGATAGACCTCAAGATATCGTCGGACCTGGAGGAGCTGAAGAGGGTGGCGGGCCTGCGGGTCATCATCAACTCGCTCCAGGACGAGGCGACGGCGGCGGCCCTCGACGACCCGGCCCTGCGGGACGTCGAAAAGCTCAGCCCCCTCGGCGCAAGGCTCCTTCTCGGCGCGCGCAACCTCGTAAGCGTCCGCGCAAGCGGCGCCCCCTACGTGGCCAGAGAGGCCGACCTCCTGGCCACACTCCGCGAGATCACCGACGCGCTCCATCTGAGCGCTTCGCGCGAGGAGCTCTTCTCCGTGGTGCTTCGCGTGGCCCTGGAGTCGCTCCGCGGCGAGAGGGGCTCGCTCATGCTCGTCTCCCGCGCCGACGGGCGGCTCACCATGCCGGTGGCCGTCGGCATGGACGAGGAGGTGAGGCGCAAGATACGCGTGCCCATCGGCTCGGGCATAGCGGGCCGCATGGTGCAGGAGAAGAAGCCGCTTCTCATAAGAGGCAAGATCGACGGCGGCTTCGCTCCCCCCGGCACGAGGCGCGACGTGAAGTGCGCCGTCTGCGTCCCCCTCGTCTCGGGAGGCGAGGTGCTCGGCGTCCTCAATGTCAATTCCCACGAGTCGGAAGACGCCTTCGGCGAGCAGGACCTCAACTTCCTCACCAACTACGCATCCATCACGGCCTCCATAGTACGCCGCGCCATCGAGCTCGACGACATGAAGCTCGACTCGCTCAAGCTCGACTTCCTCAAGGACGTCGAGTTCTTCATGTCCTCCACCGTGCCGCTTCGCCAGCGCCTGGGCATGATATGCGGCAAGCTCTCCGGTGTCGTGCCGGGCCTTACGGCCTTCATATACCTCTACGACGACACGAAACGCAAGCTCGAGCTCGGCGGGTCGAGCGTAAACGGCCTGAAGGACGCAACGCCCGTGAGTCTCGCCATGGGCGAAGGGCTCGAGGGGTCGGTGGCGGTGGAGGACGCCGAGGAGGTCGTGCTCGTCGACCGGTGCTGCGAGGGACGTTTCCGCAGGGCCTATGTCTCCTTTCCCCTCCGGGCCAAGGGGCGCTTCCTCGGCACCCTCAACGGCCAGATAAGCTCGGTCAGGGGGCTCACCGAGTTCTACGAGTCTTTTCTCCGGGAGGCGGCTTCCTATCTGGCCGACAGCGTGCTCAGGCACCTCGAGGAAGAGCGCGAGGCCGCGCGCATCCAGAAGCTCCTCTCGGTGGACGACATCGGCATAGACATCGTCTCCATACGGGAGCCCCGCGAGCTCATGGACAAGGTGACCACCGCCGCCGCCATGCTCATCGGGGCCGAGGGCGCCGTGCTGAGGCTGCGGAAGGACGCGGGCAAACAGCGCTTCCAGGTCGTCTCTTCCTTCGGCACCGACGACAGGGGGGTGAAGGAGCGTTTCCTGGCCGTGGAGAAGGATGTGGTCGCCGAGGCCGTGAGGCGCAACGAGACCACGGTCTGCCTCGACCCCGAGAAGGGGAGCCCCTTCATAAGGAGCGTCATGGCGAGGCCCATCCACCAGAAGGGCATGATAACGGGCGTGCTGACCCTCTTCAACAAGGTGAGCGAGACGACGCACGACAACTACGGCTTCACGGCCGTGGACAAGAGCCTCCTCTCCCGCTTCGCCCTGTACGTGGAGCGGGCGCTCTCGTACCTGCGCCAGGGCACGCTCTCCGTGGCGTCGGAGGGACGGGACCTATCGCAGTGCCGGCTCCTCGATGTGGAGCGCCGCGTGGAGGAGGAGGTCAACAGGGCCAAGAGGTTTTCGCGCAAGTTCGTGCTCGCAACGCTTCGTTTCTCCTGGATCAAGGAGTACCGGCCCGAGGCGAAGGCCGAGTTCGTCGGCAAGTTCATCGACTTTACGCGCAAGAAGGTGCGCACCTTCGACCAGCTCCTCACACTCGACGAGGATACGCTGGCCTTTCTGCTCCTCGAGACCGACGAGCGCGCCTCGCGCGTCTTCGCCACCCTGGCCGAGGCGACGAGCCGCCACGCCGACTTCGGCAAGGCCTTCGCCGACGGGGACGTGGAGCTCTATTACGGCTACTCGATCTATCCCGACAGCGGGGACAACTTCGCCGACCTCTTCAGCCGGGCCTCGCAGCGCACGAAACTGGACCTGGAGAAGGTCTTCAGATGA
- the cbiE gene encoding precorrin-6y C5,15-methyltransferase (decarboxylating) subunit CbiE produces MRVIYVIGVGIEGRGSLSSRAMRLIDGAGLLGGGARHLAEFPGFQGERIELRGGVDAFLDALSAYLERSGGRRAVVRHAVVLATGDPLLFGIAERIIERFGEPMVEVIPNVSIVQEAFARIKRPEKGLAVVSVHGGGSGRGLDGAVRRIAGHERIAVFTDRENTPSRLARALLDAGLAGYRAYVCERLGMDGERIWSGTLRRLSMYSASDPNIVILEREGRRPGPEGVEPVVPGVHIGLPVSSYRCRSGLVTAPEVRLAVLSRLELGPGRTLWDIGAGCGSVAVEAALLCRPGRVVAVEKEPSRVEEIKENARRFGAANVEVVEGRAPACLSGLPAPDAVFVGGGGADAASIMARAARRLKAGSPLVVNAVTVETLSAAAAFFSRRGWEWDVTSIAVSRTKELAGLKMMKAENTIHVVRGRKPDGGAAGGR; encoded by the coding sequence GTGCGCGTGATATACGTGATAGGCGTAGGTATCGAGGGGCGGGGCTCGCTCTCGTCGCGGGCCATGAGACTCATCGACGGGGCCGGTCTTCTCGGCGGCGGCGCAAGGCACCTGGCCGAGTTCCCCGGCTTCCAGGGGGAAAGGATCGAGTTGAGGGGCGGCGTCGACGCCTTCCTCGACGCCCTCTCGGCCTACCTCGAACGCTCCGGCGGACGCCGCGCCGTGGTGCGCCACGCCGTGGTGCTCGCCACCGGAGACCCCCTGCTCTTCGGCATAGCCGAGCGGATCATAGAGCGTTTCGGAGAGCCCATGGTGGAGGTCATCCCCAACGTGAGCATCGTCCAGGAGGCCTTTGCCAGGATCAAGCGCCCCGAGAAGGGGCTTGCCGTCGTGAGCGTGCACGGCGGCGGCTCGGGCCGGGGGCTCGATGGGGCGGTCCGCCGGATCGCCGGCCACGAGAGGATCGCGGTCTTCACCGACAGGGAGAACACCCCTTCGCGCCTGGCGCGGGCGCTGCTCGACGCCGGGCTCGCCGGCTACAGGGCCTATGTCTGCGAGAGGCTCGGCATGGACGGCGAGAGGATATGGTCCGGTACGCTGCGCCGCCTCTCCATGTACTCGGCCTCGGACCCCAACATCGTCATACTCGAAAGGGAAGGTCGCCGACCGGGGCCTGAGGGCGTCGAGCCCGTCGTGCCGGGCGTGCACATCGGGCTGCCCGTCTCCAGCTACCGCTGCCGCTCCGGACTTGTCACGGCGCCGGAGGTGAGGCTCGCCGTGCTGTCGAGACTCGAGCTCGGCCCGGGCCGCACGCTCTGGGACATCGGCGCCGGTTGCGGCTCCGTGGCCGTGGAGGCTGCCCTCCTCTGCCGCCCAGGAAGGGTCGTGGCCGTGGAGAAGGAGCCATCGAGGGTCGAGGAGATAAAGGAGAATGCGCGGCGCTTCGGCGCCGCGAACGTGGAGGTCGTCGAGGGGAGGGCCCCGGCCTGCCTCTCGGGTCTCCCGGCGCCCGACGCCGTCTTTGTTGGAGGCGGCGGCGCCGACGCGGCCTCCATCATGGCCCGCGCCGCAAGGCGGCTGAAGGCGGGTTCTCCCCTGGTGGTCAACGCCGTTACCGTCGAGACCCTCTCGGCGGCGGCGGCGTTCTTCAGCAGGAGGGGGTGGGAGTGGGATGTGACCTCCATAGCCGTGTCGAGGACGAAGGAGCTCGCGGGACTGAAGATGATGAAGGCCGAAAACACGATCCACGTCGTAAGGGGCAGGAAGCCGGACGGAGGCGCGGCAGGGGGACGATGA
- the cobI gene encoding precorrin-2 C(20)-methyltransferase, whose protein sequence is MSAVAATLYGVGVGPGRPELLTLEAVRVVGRAPVVAVPATGAEGAGLALSVVESVVDLSEKEIMELAFPMTRDEAVRRGARRAAAGRIASRLREPSDVAFLTLGDPLFYSTFGYMAALVREMAPETEVKVVPGVTSISACAAAAGAVLVEGRESMAVIADPRDTEGLKEALERFDTVAVMKLKGAAREVALVIEEAGLAESAVFVERAGWPGERVLRDVGALAEGDEADYFSIVIVKRSGF, encoded by the coding sequence ATGAGCGCCGTCGCCGCCACACTCTACGGCGTGGGCGTGGGGCCGGGAAGACCGGAGCTCCTCACGCTCGAGGCCGTGCGCGTCGTCGGTCGGGCCCCGGTGGTGGCCGTGCCGGCCACGGGGGCCGAGGGCGCGGGGCTCGCCCTCTCGGTCGTCGAGAGTGTCGTCGACCTCTCGGAAAAGGAGATCATGGAGCTTGCCTTTCCCATGACAAGGGACGAGGCCGTAAGGAGAGGGGCGAGGCGAGCGGCGGCCGGACGCATCGCATCGAGGCTCCGTGAGCCCTCTGACGTGGCCTTCCTCACCCTCGGAGACCCGCTCTTCTACAGCACCTTCGGCTACATGGCGGCCCTTGTAAGGGAGATGGCCCCGGAGACGGAGGTGAAGGTGGTACCTGGTGTCACCTCCATAAGCGCCTGCGCCGCTGCGGCCGGCGCCGTGCTCGTCGAGGGGCGGGAGAGCATGGCCGTCATCGCCGACCCGCGCGACACCGAGGGCCTGAAGGAGGCGCTCGAGCGCTTCGACACGGTGGCGGTCATGAAACTCAAGGGCGCCGCCAGGGAGGTGGCCCTGGTCATTGAAGAGGCGGGCCTTGCAGAGAGCGCCGTCTTCGTAGAGAGGGCCGGCTGGCCCGGAGAGCGCGTCCTGCGCGATGTCGGCGCGCTTGCTGAAGGGGATGAGGCCGACTACTTCTCCATTGTGATTGTAAAGAGGTCGGGTTTCTGA
- a CDS encoding MogA/MoaB family molybdenum cofactor biosynthesis protein, protein MIRAAILTMSDKGSRGEREDLSGREIERLIAPLPARVCAYEVIPDERGLIERKLIELCDERGLDLVLTTGGTGISPRDVTPEATRAVIERELPGMAEAMRAESLKKTPNAMISRSVCGTRGSTLIVNLPGSPRAVRENLEVLLPALAHAIDKLRGSDADCAAP, encoded by the coding sequence ATGATCAGGGCGGCCATACTCACCATGAGCGACAAGGGCTCTCGCGGCGAGCGCGAGGACCTGAGCGGCAGGGAGATAGAGCGCCTCATCGCCCCGCTCCCGGCGCGGGTCTGCGCCTACGAGGTCATACCCGACGAGCGCGGGCTCATCGAGCGCAAGCTCATCGAGCTGTGCGATGAGCGCGGCCTGGACCTGGTGCTCACCACCGGCGGCACCGGCATCTCTCCGCGGGACGTGACGCCCGAGGCGACCCGCGCCGTCATCGAGCGCGAGCTGCCGGGCATGGCCGAGGCCATGCGGGCCGAGAGCCTGAAGAAGACGCCCAACGCCATGATCTCCCGCTCCGTCTGCGGCACGAGGGGCTCCACACTCATCGTGAATCTGCCGGGAAGCCCCAGGGCCGTGCGCGAGAACCTCGAGGTCCTGCTCCCGGCCCTCGCCCACGCCATAGACAAGCTCAGGGGCAGCGACGCCGACTGCGCCGCGCCATGA